Genomic DNA from Equus caballus isolate H_3958 breed thoroughbred chromosome 10, TB-T2T, whole genome shotgun sequence:
GGGCTCCCCCTCAACTCCCTGGGGCAGGATCCCATTGGATCCCAACACACAGGGCAGGGGTAGCCCTGTAATTACTTGAGGGTGGAAAGAAGGCaaggaggaaggatgggaggCAGGGCTTTGGGGCCACACAGGCTAGGATCCCAACCCTGGCCTCccctgagaccttgggcaagggaCTTctttgagcctcggtttccccaaaTTGTTGTGCTCTgtgcactgtgcctggcacagagcatgTGTTAGGGGCCCTCCCCACCATCGCCCCCCATTGTCCTCTCCCCGCAGCTACTACTACAACAAGCGGATTCTCCACAAGACGAAAGGGAAGAGGTTCACCTACAAGTTCAACTTCAGCAAAGTCGTGCTTGTCAATTACCCACTGTTGGACGTGGCGGCAGCCACCACGGGCTCCCCACTCTTGCTGACCCCTGGTCCTTTTGGGGGAGGCCCTGGGCCAGAtgctcctcccctcacccctgagGTGAGTTAGGACAGAGGTCCCAGAACGGAGGTGTTTGGTGCCCCCCCCCGCAAGCCGTGagcccctggggagggggcagccagTCTGAGCGGCGctgcctccctcacctccttctccaGACCCTGCAGACCCTGTTCTCTGCCCCACGCCTGGGAGAGCCGGGGGCCCGGGCGCCCCTGTTCACCCCTGAGACAGACAAGCTGCGTCTGGACAGCCCTTTCCCGTTCCTGGGCTCTGGTAAGGGCCTGGGGTCCAGGGGTGCCAGCGGGGGGATGCTGCAGGTGTTTGAGGAAAGAGGATGAGCAAAGACAGGGAGGAGAGACAGGATGCAGGAAGGAGGGTgctcatgtgtgtatgtgtgtgtgtgtacacacatgtatgtatgtgtttaaaaGCCAGAGAAAGCAGGGAGGAGGGAACTGGAAAGGGGGACAGGCTGGGAGAAGGGCTCTCAGGGGCGCTAAAGGAAAGGGGAGATGAGTGGGGGAGGTGGAAGAGATGGGGGAAGCCACGTGTGGCAGAGAATGGGGTGGAACATGGCAGGGAGGTGGCACCCTTTACTAATGCCCAGGCAGGCCCCCGACGGTGGAGGGGTGGCACAGCCTGACCCACCCCCTGTGCCCCCCCAGGTGCCACCGGCTACTCCAAGCCCCCTGGCCTGCTGGGGCCTTATGGCCGCGCCTTCCCAGAGTACCCCTGGAACTTTAACCCATACCTCACAGGCCCCTTCCCCAAGCTGCCCCCCTCTCTCTACCCGCCGCACTTCTATCCCAACCCTCTGGCCAGTTCCTTGGGCCACCTGCCCTCAGCAGGGGCAGCGGGAGGTCCCACAGCCCAGCCCCTACTGGCTGCGACAGGGGAAGGCCTGGGCCCTGAGCGCCCCTCGGGCCTGGCAGCAGCCCCCCGCCTGgcactgccaggggctgggggtccaGAGGCCACGCTGGGTGGGAAGGAGGACAGCGACTCGGAGCTGGAGATCACCGACGTCAGTGGCTGCAGCTCTGACAGCGAGGGCGATGAGGGCCCCCCTGTCCCCACCAAGGCCAAGGTGGGCAAAGGTGGGGTCGGCAGCTGAGCTGGCATGGGGTGATGGATTCTGCCGAGGTGGGGACCAGGGCGGCTGCCTGTGCAGCCTCTTCCATCTTCTGGTCTGCCCTCTGTGTCCGGCCCAAGGCCAGGGAccagccctcagcccctcccagggctgggcacaTCACTGCCCGTCTCCTTCTTCCCCAACCCAAAAATGAGGGTCTCACCTCCCTCTCCGGAGGCAGGAGGGAACGTGAtggcctccagcctcctccccaggctCCAGTTTGAGGGGGGTCCCTGCCTGGCCCCACTCCTGAAGTGCAATACGGCgcccagcctcccctgcccacctgccccctgTGCTGTGACCTGCGTGTTTGTGCAGCCGTGACCCCCCTGTGCCGGTCCCAGTCCTGACACCCTCCCCACACAGGCCCCCTGGGGACAGGGAGCTCAGAGCAATaaccccgcccccagcccccacccaggagGGCCCCCCCTCCCCACAAGCTCCCCATGACCCCCAACAGCCACTTCCAGAGAGTttactacaaaaataaaagaatggaaaggaGCGTGAGACGTGGGGCGCCCAGCGTCGTGGGTGATCCTGGGGCTtgggggtgggagctggggggGAGGGCGGGCAGTGTGTGCTGGGTGCCTGGGAAGTAACTGTTAAAACACaggaatgaatgaacagacaAAGAGACGCAAGAGGCAACGTGGTGGGACAGACCCAGGAAGGTGATGCCAGACAGTCACGAAGGGTTCCAGACGCCACTCTAAGGCCCCACTCTGCCCTCACAAACACAGACGTCTTCttagataatatatattaaaaaataaacctccAATTCAGGGTATAAAAACAGAGCAAAGgcacttgggggtggggggtggcccCCCCAGGCAATACTGAGATGGCCCGGGAAATGGGGGTCACCGTGGTGCCCCCTTGGAATGAAGCCCTGAGTCCCCCAAGtagaaggcaggagggagagaaggccgAGGCCAACGCGAGGTTGGGGGGGCGCTGATCCCAGTGGGGGCCCCCCAGGCGTGGCCCCGGACGCCcggctccctctcctcaggccctTGGGGTTGGAGATGCTGCGGCAGCTGTGCGGTAGGGGGTGGCCCTCCCGTCCTCTCCTTCTTGCAAAAGGCCTGGGGGGACATaggagaagaagggagacaaggagagagagatggggagagggaggtggagatggagagaaacggAAAGAGGGGCGAGAAAGGGAAGCTGTGAAAGAGAGAGCACAAAAGAGCCAGGGAAATAGGAACTGAGAGACAGGAGGTGGAGTGGGGAGATTCAGAATGAcaaagatggaggaagaaaaatGGATAGGGCTGTGGAGAGGGGAGCCCCTGAGGTGCCCATTCTGGTCCCTCCTCTCTAGGCAGTGCTCAAGGGCCCCTCGGTTCCCACTCACCTGCCTGAGGCAGGGATCCTCAGGTACAGCCAGGCTGGGGGACAGTGTTCTCCCCGAGCTGAGACAGGAGGACTCGTAGGCGACAAaattcctcctccacctcctggtTGGGGGTCATCAATGAGAGGGGTCCCTCCACTGAGTcggccccttccttccctcaccCTGCCCAGGGCACCACCTCCAGCTGTTTAAtggtctcctccaggctgagtaGCTCCTCCCGAATTTCCTGGGTCTGCGCTGGGCTCAGGGGGCCACCCCCTGGGACCCCATCCCCTGCACGGGGAGGCCCCGCCCCGCTGTCTTCCTCCATGGGAAACAGGAGCTGCTTCAGGGACAGCACTGGCCAGGGGCAAGGGGACAGAGTCAGAAGTGGGGCCCAGGCTGGGATGGGAGATTCAGAGGGGGACAGGTGAGGGCTGCGAAAGAGGCCAGGGGCCTgcgggtgggaggggagggtgggtaCCGGGCGAGGCTGGGTTAGCCAGGCCTGCAAATGGGTCTGGGGGATGCACAAGGGGATGCAGAGGTGAGGTTGGGTCtagggttggggaggggtgggagtgcaCTGAGGATGGAGATGGGTCCAGGGAGAGGCTGAACTGAAGGTCAAGGAAGGGACAGAGGCTGCAGAAGGAAGAGAGACTTGGGGCCACCGGGGACGGTGGTGCATTTGTTTCTGGTGGCAGAGCGTGAGGCAAACTGGAAAGCAACATTTGGGCAGGTGGTGGCcctggagggggcagggctgggctacCTTTCCCAAGGGCCTTGGCAGCGAGCTGGCCCTCAGGGCCGAGTCTGCTGAAGGGCAGCAGGGCGCTGAGGAGTCTCTCCATTCGGCCTgggtgggggagcagggagggtgcTCAGATCCTGCTGGGCTTCCTGGGGACACCTCCGCCCCCACTGGGCACCCCTCCAGGCTCACCATCAGCCGGGGGCATCTCACGGCCACAGTTGCCGTTCTCGGAGCTGCTGAGCAGGGG
This window encodes:
- the ERFL gene encoding ETS domain-containing transcription factor ERF-like, which translates into the protein MDCSCVSDLLFAPPALPALWTPGFAFPDWAYKPESSPGSRQIQLWHFILELLQKEEYQGVIAWQGDYGEFVIKDPDEVARLWGIRKCKPHMNYDKLSRALRYYYNKRILHKTKGKRFTYKFNFSKVVLVNYPLLDVAAATTGSPLLLTPGPFGGGPGPDAPPLTPETLQTLFSAPRLGEPGARAPLFTPETDKLRLDSPFPFLGSGATGYSKPPGLLGPYGRAFPEYPWNFNPYLTGPFPKLPPSLYPPHFYPNPLASSLGHLPSAGAAGGPTAQPLLAATGEGLGPERPSGLAAAPRLALPGAGGPEATLGGKEDSDSELEITDVSGCSSDSEGDEGPPVPTKAKVGKGGVGS